From one Eucalyptus grandis isolate ANBG69807.140 chromosome 9, ASM1654582v1, whole genome shotgun sequence genomic stretch:
- the LOC104419412 gene encoding vesicle transport v-SNARE 13 isoform X1, with translation MSQVFEGYERQYCELSANLSRKCTSASAADGELKKQRISEIKVGIDEAESLIRKMDMEARSLQPNVKAVLLAKLREYKSDLNNLKSEVKRLSLGNVAARDELLESGMADTLTASADQRTRLVTSTGRLNHSGERIKESRRTMLETEELGVSILQDLHQQRQSLLRANNTLHGVDDNIGKSKRILTAMSQRMNRNKWIIGSIIAVLIIAVGLILYFKLK, from the exons ATGAGCCAGGTGTTCGAAGGATACGAGCGGCAGTACTGCGAGCTGTCGGCGAATCTGTCGAGGAAGTGCACCTCGGCGTCGGCCGCCGATGGAG AGCTGAAGAAGCAGAGGATTTCCGAAATAAAAGTTGGAATCGATGAGGCGGAATCTTTG ATTCGGAAAATGGACATGGAGGCGAGAAGCTTGCAGCCCAATGTCAAAGCAGTGCTCCTCGCCAAATTGAGGGAATATAAATCCGATCTGAACAACCTGAAAAGTGAAGTTAAGAGACTTTCATTGGGTAATGTGGCTGCTCGAGATGAGCTGCTGGAATCAGGAATGGCCGACACTCTGACG GCATCAGCAGATCAAAGAACCAGACTGGTGACATCTACAGGAAGATTAAATCATTCTGGTGAAAGAATTAAGGAAAGTAGAAGGACCATGCTCGAGACGGAGGAGCTTGGTGTTTCAATTCTTCAAGACTTGCATCAACAGAGACAGTCTCTCTTACGCGCCAACAACACG CTTCATGGAGTGGATGACAACATTGGTAAGAGCAAGAGAATTTTGACTGCCATGTCTCAGAGGATGAACAGAAACAAGTGGATCATTGGCTCAATAATTGCAGTTCTTATCATTGCTGTCGGACTGATATTGTACTTCAAACTCAAGTAG
- the LOC104419411 gene encoding CSC1-like protein HYP1, whose translation MLLSALLTSVGINLGLCLLYITLYSILRKQPGNITVYAPRLIAEHKGERRRQFNLESLLPSAGWLRQAWQPTEGQLLSLLGLDAVVFMRIFIFSVRVFSFAVIVGIGILLPINYLGTQLSDDSDLANTSLDTFSISNVNDGSNWLWVHFSAAYIFSGVVCYLLYYEYSYISDKIISCFYSCKPLPHDFTVLVRGISTSSGHTVSEDVESFFTECYPSTYLSHSVVRRTSKLQSLRSDAEKLYWKLAHLKSNRDARRRFTREGPLGLFGRQVDLADHYEKKLVDLEERVRTQQSLLAGQEVPAAFVSFKSRFVAATTLHIQQRINPTKWVTEQAPEPQDIHWAFFSTSFIRRWICNLAVVAACIAITILFLIPVVIVQGLTNLDQLETYFPFLEGLLELTFISEVITGYLPSLILQQFLSLIPPVMVVLSSMQGYIAFSQIQKSACIKVLWFTIWNIFFANVLSGSALYRVSLLLDPKNIPMVLAEAVPGQASFFIAYVVTSGWTSLISSELFRLCPLIFHFLAKVFARENDEEFKVPQIPYHKEIPKIIFFGVLGTTYFFLAPLILPFLLIYYCMGYIVFRNQLLNVYVTKYETSGKFWPIVHNSTIFSLVLMHIIAIGIFGLKNLPLASGLMVPLPVLTLLFNQYCQKRFLPLFKAYPAECLKKKDREDENDPTIGEFYNKLATAYEDPAMKPTQHSLSTDSRSTPLLQGAESENLA comes from the exons ATGTTACTCTCTGCTCTTTTAACTTCTGTCGGGATCAATCTTGGGCTCTGTCTTCTGTATATCACTTTATATTCCATTTTGAGGAAGCAGCCTGGTAACATCACTGTCTATGCACCTCGCTTAATTGCTGAACATAAGGGTGAACGGAGGAGGCAGTTCAATCTCGAGAGCCTACTTCCTTCCGCTGGGTGGTTGAGACAAGCATGGCAGCCCACCGAAGGACAACTATTGTCACTCTTGGGCCTGGATGCTGTTGTTTTTATGCGTATCTTTATTTTCAG TGTGAGAGTATTTAGCTTTGCTGTGATTGTTGGGATTGGCATTCTCCTTCCTATCAATTATCTGGGTACTCAGCTAAGTGATGATTCTGACCTGGCAAACACGTCTCTTGACACTTTCAGCATTTCAAATGTCAATGATGGTTCTAActg GTTGTGGGTCCACTTTTCTGCTGCATATATTTTTTCTGGAGTGGTCTGCTACCTTTTATATTAT GAGTATAGCTATATTTCTGACAAGATAATTAGTTGCTTCTATTCATGCAAACCTTTGCCTCATGACTTTACTGTACTTGTCCGTGGTATCTCCACTTCATCGGGACACACCGTCAGTGAAGATGTAGAGAGCTTTTTCACAGAGTGCTATCCTTCTACCTATCTTTCCCATTCTGTTGTTCGTCGAACCAGCAAACTTCAAAGTCTCAGA AGTGATGCAGAGAAGCTGTACTGGAAGCTGGCTCACTTAAAATCGAATAGGGATGCTCGAAGAAGGTTCACACGTGAGGGTCccttaggactttttggacgaCAAGTTGATCTCGCAGACCACTACGAGAAGAAGTTGGTAGATCTAGAAGAGCGGGTGAGGACACAGCAGTCTTTGTTAGCAGGACAG GAAGTTCCAGCTGCCTTTGTCTCATTCAAGTCACGCTTTGTTGCTGCCACAACTCTGCACATCCAACAGAGGATTAACCCTACCAAGTGGGTCACTGAGCAAGCTCCTGAACCTCAGGATATTCACTGGGCTTTCTTTTCTACATCATTCATCAGAAGATGGATCTGCAACCTGGCTGTGGTGGCTGCCTGTATTGCCATCACTATTTTATTTCTCATTCCAGTTGTAATAGTGCAGGGTCTTACTAATCTGGATCAACTGGAGAcctatttcccttttcttgaaGGATTGTTAGAATT AACATTCATTAGTGAAGTGATAACAGGATATCTTCCCAGTCTGATTCTTCAGCAGTTCCTCTCTCTTATACCCCCTGTTATGGTGGTACTTTCTTCAATGCAAGGATATATAGCCTTTAGCCAAATACAAAAAAGTGCATGTATCAAGGTGCTGTGGTTTACAATCTGGAacattttttttgcaaatgtaCTATCAGGCTCAGCTCTCTACCGAGTTAGTCTTCTCCTTGATCCCAAGAATATTCCTATGGTACTTGCTGAGGCTGTTCCTGGACAG GCATCATTCTTCATTGCGTATGTTGTAACATCCGGATGGACCAGTCTAATATCGTCAGAGCTTTTCAGGCTGTGTCCActcatctttcattttttggcaAAGGTCTTTGCTAGAGAAAATGATGAGGAATTTAAGGTTCCACAGATTCCTTACCACAAGGAGATACCCAAGATTATCTTCTTCGGGGTTCTCGGTACAACATACTTTTTCCTTGCTCCACTGATTCTGCCATTCCTCCTGATTTATTATTGCATGGGATACATTGTCTTCCGTAACCAG TTACTGAATGTTTATGTCACTAAGTATGAGACCAGCGGAAAGTTTTGGCCCATAGTACACAATTCAACAATTTTTTCCTTGGTCTTGATGCATATTATTGCTATTGGTATCTTTGGGCTTAAGAATCTTCCCCTAGCATCAGGTTTAATGGTTCCTCTCCCAGTGCTCACCCTTCTGTTCAATCAGTATTGCCAGAAACGGTTCCTGCCTTTATTTAAAGCTTATCCGGCTGAG TGCTTGAAAAAGAAGGATAGAGAGGACGAGAATGATCCCACGATAGGTGAATTCTACAATAAATTGGCTACTGCATATGAAGATCCAGCTATGAAGCCAACACAACATTCACTAAGCACTGATTCGCGCAGCACTCCCCTTCTTCAGGGTGCAGAATCTGAGAACCTAGCTTGA
- the LOC104419412 gene encoding vesicle transport v-SNARE 13 isoform X2 — MSQVFEGYERQYCELSANLSRKCTSASAADGELKKQRISEIKVGIDEAESLIRKMDMEARSLQPNVKAVLLAKLREYKSDLNNLKSEVKRLSLGNVAARDELLESGMADTLTASADQRTRLVTSTGRLNHSGERIKESRRTMLETEELGVSILQDLHQQRQSLLRANNTEQTVHR; from the exons ATGAGCCAGGTGTTCGAAGGATACGAGCGGCAGTACTGCGAGCTGTCGGCGAATCTGTCGAGGAAGTGCACCTCGGCGTCGGCCGCCGATGGAG AGCTGAAGAAGCAGAGGATTTCCGAAATAAAAGTTGGAATCGATGAGGCGGAATCTTTG ATTCGGAAAATGGACATGGAGGCGAGAAGCTTGCAGCCCAATGTCAAAGCAGTGCTCCTCGCCAAATTGAGGGAATATAAATCCGATCTGAACAACCTGAAAAGTGAAGTTAAGAGACTTTCATTGGGTAATGTGGCTGCTCGAGATGAGCTGCTGGAATCAGGAATGGCCGACACTCTGACG GCATCAGCAGATCAAAGAACCAGACTGGTGACATCTACAGGAAGATTAAATCATTCTGGTGAAAGAATTAAGGAAAGTAGAAGGACCATGCTCGAGACGGAGGAGCTTGGTGTTTCAATTCTTCAAGACTTGCATCAACAGAGACAGTCTCTCTTACGCGCCAACAACACG GAGCAGACGGTCCACAGATGA